From the Psychrobacter sp. P11F6 genome, the window ATCAAGGTTGACCTATCTGCTGTTTATAGTTTTTTGGGTGCGCGCACAACGCAAGCTTGGGTTGATGCGGCTATTGCAAATGTACCACTGATCATTCAAGATCATGCGAATTGCGAAAAAAAAGCCGCTGGCACTGCCATGAATCTCATATTCCGCTATGAGTTTTCTTATGATTTGCAGCGTAAATTGGCACAATTGATACGTGAAGAAATGCTGCATTATGAGCAAGTCTTAGGTATTATGAATGACCGTGGTCAGGCGTGGAAATATCTGAGTGCCGGACGTTATGCCAAAGGCATGCTAAAACAAAAACGTACTTATGAGCCAGCAGCGATGGTTGATATATTGATA encodes:
- a CDS encoding tRNA-(ms[2]io[6]A)-hydroxylase; the protein is MNDSNIKEPRIVKDEIEEDDVDITKLRTPIKVDLSAVYSFLGARTTQAWVDAAIANVPLIIQDHANCEKKAAGTAMNLIFRYEFSYDLQRKLAQLIREEMLHYEQVLGIMNDRGQAWKYLSAGRYAKGMLKQKRTYEPAAMVDILIIGAFIEARSCERFAALAEVIDDERLAKYYRYLLKSESRHFEDYLALAQSLSEDSIDERVAFFKEVEAELISSPDHELRFHSGTPA